ggaaaatttTGGAGTTGTTCTATTTGCCAGTGAAGTAAGCAGTCATAAGTCAATACATGAATGGAGCAGATCTTTTGGATAGAAGGTACCCtattttacatagtcacttttttCTAATGGTAATTGTATATCTAAGCATTTGAAATTCCTAATCCAATAGTAAGCAGATTTGAAATGGTCGATGTCATAAAGTAGTTATGCTGCATTCAGATTTGAATAACGTAACTGTTTAAACAAAAGGTCTCTCTTGAACTTTGCACTCCAACTTGTTTTTTCCCAAAATCTGTTTCGGTATTTTGATTATGATTAATTAAACATCTGACTTTAGAATTTGGTTTTAAAAGTCAGAAGAAACCTTCAGTACAATACTTCTCAGTTAAATACTATGTTTGTGGTGAACTGGATGGCTGAGAGAGCTGGTAATGAGGTACAGAACCTTTTGTTTCTAGATCACCTATTGAATACAGCCAGATTTGGTAGTGGTGGAAAATTACTATCTAATGGCTGTTTGCTAACCTGAGCAAAAGTGGTGTTGGTTTTTTGGCTAAACCACTATCACAACTGCAAGTCTTGTTGGTGATCTCGGTGGAGAGGCCAGGGATTTAGTGAGCAGGGAAGAGATTGAATTGCTCTCAGCCATATATATACTATagttagtgagagagagagtgtgtgtgtgtgtaatcaggGTGAGGATTGACATACATTGTTGGAATGATGTGGTGAAGCTTACACTACACCGTGCATGCTGTGGGTGACCAGAGGAATTCCTCTGTTCAAGCTGTCAATCTGACACCTTTCCTGAGTCTTTAAAGTTTGTTTAACCAAGACaagtaatttattatttgtattgtcagcacctaggaaccctagtcGTGGATCATGACTCCATTATGCTAGGGACCgaacaaacccagaacaaaaagatggtctcagCACACAAGCAGCCTaattgttgtcaagttttttgtaggcattgtGGAAAAGGAGAGTGTTTAAGGAGAGATTTGGAGGAAGATAATGAGGTAGTTTCATGAACGTTTAATTTATGCACATCGGCTGTTTACCTCAACTCGTTTCATGGTTCTGTAGCATCTGACTTGTTCCATTTCATTACCTGGATTATAAATGAATGTGTTTAAGTAGAGTCCGAGTCTGTGTTCTATCATAATGTTTATGTTGAGCCTCAGCTTCTAATTTTTCCCAGTTCCAGAAATGTGTAGTGGTTTTGATTTGCCCAGATTTATCCTGATAGTTTGTTGTTTTCCCCTGACAATGCAAAGCTGGAAGATCTAAGAAAGCAAGGTAAATAGCTTTGTTTGGAACTTTTAGCATCTCTTCAAAGCCcacttataatttttttaaagaaaagataaaagttcATATAAAAACTCTAGTGGAGTTGGCGGTTGACCATTGAACGAAGTCAGAGGTCTGGACTTTGTTTGGTTATAAGTATCTTTGTTTTAGATGGGATTTTCAATAGCTTTGCCCTAATGCATGCGGGGGTTTCTTCCACTCAGGTTAGTTCAACATGGCAGACCAGAGGCAACGTTCGCTGTCTACCTCCGGAGAATCATTGTACCATGTCCTAGGACTGGACAAGAATGCCACTTCCGATGATATAAAAAAGTCATACAGGTAAAGGTTCAAATGTCTGGTCCCTGACACTTCACAGAGCATGTTTACTAACCGTTTCAGATAGTCCGAATGTCACGTTCAGTGTGTTATGTAGTCTGTGCTTATATTTATCAATGCTCCTCATATTACTTATTATATTACTAAGTATAATACTTATATTTACACAATACTTGTGTCAGAAATGTATTTCAGTATCTGTAAAAGTCAGTTAACATTTTTTCACATTAAACTTTAaatactaattttttaaaatccagatttgACTTTtaaccttaaaaaacaaaaaaacctgaaactGCTTTGCATTgtccaatttttttaatcttatttttttggggagaaaaaaaatcacaatactgTTCTTGTGTTTAATTGCTACTCATAAATATTGTGCTACAGTTCAGTATGGTTATAGTTAACAAATGGCAGTGGTTTGAACATTACACTAGGGGTCAGTAGTAATCTTGCCTTGTGATTGCTCTTGAGAGAAAatagttttccttttatttttgtcccttttttctcacgaaagcttatgctcaaataaatttgttagtctctaaggtgccacaagtcctccttttctttttgaagtataGTTTGGTGGCATTACCCTAATTTTGTACCACAGAATTACAATGGCCCAAATAAAGTATGGACGATTGGTTTCTCTTTTCATATCTATTAATAGGTTATTTTACCAGTTTTTCTTCAGAGATTCTTTTTATTCTCTTCCGAGTGTCTGAACTTTCAAATTTAAACAGAACCCAAAGATCAAAAGAACCTTTTGTTCCTGAATTCAGTGACCTCAACAGGCTATATACACTTCCAGATCCGTTGAAGCCACGTTGCTGAAAACTTAATGGAGTCTATAATGATTTTCTGATATCTGGTAACTGTGAAAGTTAATTCCACCACAAGCACATCTTGAATTGAACAATAGGCTGTTTCTGCATAGTGATTTGAGCACTGATCCCAGATAATTGTCAGTTCTATTTTTAGTTTGCTAGACGTTGCAGGTTAGGTGTGGCAGCATTCTCAGATGTGGCCTTCAGAACCCTGTCTTAGATTTGTTGCGCATTCTATTCTGTTATGTATGCCCCCTTTCATTTGGAGCATTGCTACTGAGAACTTAACAGTACAAATTGCTAGATCAGATGAGCAGAAAAGAAAGCTTCCTCTGTCTTTGTACTGAAGTCTCAATCTGAAATTCATCCTGTGAGCTCCACTAGGCTAGTGGGATAGACCATGTAGAAAGATTACAATTTTGTTACCATCTAAAGGAGACTCAGTGGGGCAATGGAAAGGTAGAAGTGAAGTAAATCATAATTCTGTAAATACTCTTGCCTGAGACTGGAGAGCCTGTCAGATTTGATGGGAGGAAAGATGGACAGGTCAATCTACCTATTGTAGTAGGATGAATTGCAAAAAAGCACCTGAGAATTTTTTCTCCCACTCCACAGGAAACTTGCATTGAAATATCATCCTGATAAGAACCCAGATAATCCAGAGGCTGCAGATAAATTTAAAGAGATCAACAATGCACATGCAATATTGACTGATGCCACAAAACGAAACATATATGATAAGTATGGCTCCTTGGGCCTGTACGTAGCAGAGCAGTTTGGAGAGGAGAATGTGAACACATACTTCGTCCTATCCAGCTGGTGGGCAAAGGTAAgtgaaataaagattttttttgcatttattctGAACAGATGCTTAGCCATTCAATGGGTACTGTACCAATATTGGTAATTGGATATTCGtggtattttatttcatttatttgatATATCTGGCACCTATCCAGAACTTTAGACAGATCCAAACATTTAAAACACCATTAGAAAATCTGTTTTTATGCAATACTTTTTATCCATCAATTTTCCAGTTACAAATTCCCAATTAATAGACTCCCACAAAGAACTGCACACCATAGCTAGTCATTTAATAGAATCACACCTCAGTCACCCTCCACTTTCCTTTGCCTGTAAACCCTCAACCTCCCTAAGTGATTAAGAGAAAAGATAAAATTAGCAGTGTGCCCAGGAAGATTAACATATCTGAGCTCTCGTAGACCATGGAGAATGCCCTTCCATTTGTGTTGAGGTCTCTAGTTTAGGCATCTGCATTGATCTTAACTGTGACAACATGGTCAAGGAAAGAGAGGGGGTCCTTTAAGCAACCAGGTTCCGAAACATTTTAAGGTTTAATAGACTAAAACAGGCACTTAGATAACTGCCCAGAAATGTATTGTTCATCAGTATCTGTCTGTGTATTGGTGGTGTGCACTTCCTGAGTGCTGCTCAAGTGCTAGGCGACAGCATTCTGCACTATCTTGATCTTCCACAGCATCTCAGTGTGCTACTGCAGGTAGGCCTATCACAGTAATCTGTCTTAAGTGACGCAGGCACAAATAACAGTAGCCAGTTCTGCATCATAGTGAGATGCAGATGGAAGCGATGTTTGGTTGtgggtggtgtttttttgtttttgttttttttaagcaacaGCTGCTACTagattttacaaaaacatccCTGGACCTAATAAATTCCAAGACTGCAAACTTGAGCCACAAATCCACTCCCTTAAACAGGCAAGCTCACTAAGTATTCCCATCTTCTCCCTCAACACCCACCATTTCTTCAGCCAGTTTGCTCTAATCCACTTTTCAGTTTCATAGACaatggattatttatttattctgctgCACCCAGCCAGTtttgaagtgatggaaacagagCTGAATATTGTTGTAGTCAGTAACATTGTAGCTCGTGTCCTCCTGAACTCTTAATAGTCTCATATGCACATTGAACAGGAGATGTAATAAATCTTATGTGGAGAGTTTCTGGCAATAAACATTGCCAGTTCCCAAGAATCATTGTGTTTTACTTGATTCATGTTTATATTGCTGCACTCAGATGCATGCAAACCCTGAAATGAAATTGTGAGATCTTTACCACTCAGGAATTTagagcatttaaaagaaaatatgagaTGTGAGTTATATATAATCTATAAATCATTCTCTTTTTTTGGAGGGCGGATGATGATGTTTGTCATATGCAAATATATCATGATTAATTATATTTCTTAGGAGCCACTTGATTCTTAGTAGGAAATCTGAACTCTTCTAGCTCACTGTGCTTTAGTACAGTGACATTACTTACCATTCTACGTGGTTGATTAAGATTGTTTTCCAGTCTTGATGATTCAGGCATTGGGTATGTTTTTCTGCGTAGTTGCCAGCACCTTCATCTCCTGACTCCTTTGGGGTGAGAAAATAGTTGTATCACTGATGGATCGGTGACTGGATAATTGGCTGAAATAAAAGAACCCTTCCGGGTAGCAATGCAAAAAGAGTTGCATTTTACCATCAGTGGGTGCCACTATGAACACCACAGGCACCTGGAGAGGGGCAAGACAAGACGAATTCCAATTAGTATTTCATGAGTGGTTCTTAGCCTTATCTACACTTTAGGATGCAGCTGAAACAGTAGCTCAGTATACCCCAatttcaggaatttttttttcaggatgcAGTATTCTGCTGTGAATAATGTATGAGTCTTATCTTTAAGTAGTGTTGCTTTGTCCCTTTGTATCCTGACCCTAGGCCctctttggggagggggtggagaggagaagATTCCTTTAATTTGCTTTGCCTCTAGAGTGCTTCTCTTCGGGTTCCTCTTCCTGTGTATCCAGTCCTTCTCAGCAGCCCAGTGTTCACACTGGACTAGAATGTTAATGACTGTTTTCTTAATTAGGAAATAAAATACTGCATATTCGTATTTGTTTGATTCTGTTCCAGTGACGAGCCTTATGTCCAAAGCAGCTGGATCTCTGTTTATATAATTAACCCATTTAAACTGACCTCTTCTGTAGTTAGAGCTCTAGGTTAGGTAACAGGAGCTATCCACTTTGTTAGAAGATGCAGCTTATGTGTTGTGTACATTCTTTCTGTTCCTCTCCTTTCTGCAGGCCCTGTTTGTGTTCTGTGGGCTCATCACAGGCTGCTACTGCTGTTGCTGTCTGTGTTGCTGCTGTAACTGttgctgtggaaagtgtaaacCTAAACCTCCTGAAGGCAGCGAGCAGGAATACTATGTCTCTCCAGAGGACTTGGAGGCACAGTTACAGTCGGACGAAAGGGGTAAGTTTCATTAACAGCAGGTGAGGAATAGGTCATTGGAGATGGGGTAGCTGAAGTAGTAAACCAGCCAGATTCTTGTGCTTACGTGTAGTGGCCCTTTACACGGAAAGCACATTAAGTTAAATGTCACAGCAGCTGTGCAAACCGCCTCAGGCACGTGGGAAGAAGGATTCTTCCCCATATAAGAATGTCCAATATGATCAATCAACacagaatctgagctttcattttaaaattgtttatatCAGTGCAAACCTTGCGTTCTGTTCATCTTTTTTTACTGATGCTTCAGCTGCTGGACTGTGTACCGCTCTCTTCTTGAATCATGGACAGAGTGAGCAAATGAAGGAGCAGCTTTAACATCCTCAATTGAATTGCTGAGGCTCCTAGCTCCTCTAGACTCCAACTACCATGGAGCTATGGGACGGATGATCTACTTCACACCACCTTTTCTGATGCTTTGCAGCCTCCTCTCCTCACTGGCCATAGACTCTTCTCCTACCCAATTCCCACAGATATCAGCTCTAGGCCCAGAGAGGGGAACAGAAAGTACCTGGTTGCTTATCTTCCAGGGATGGGCCAGAGATCCTAGCAGCTGTTAATGAGTGAAAATATTATCTTTCAGTCTTTAGCTGATCAATGCATGGAGCTATGTAAACTTATTTCTTTGAGGCAAGAAAATGATTTTGAGTTAAAAGGAAACAGCCTGAGTTGGGCATTATGATTTAGCTCACTTAGTCTGGAATTAATGCTTTTAAGAGGGAAACCAGTAATGGCTGCTCTATGCATGCATGGCTCTTGATAGGTAAATTAAAACACCATTCCTTCAAATAAAGTACCTAGCATGCAGGTGTTCTCATTTGATTTGAACTCCAACTGAAAATAATGAATTAAGATAGTGCTTCAGAAGAGAGGGTGTGGAAGTGTACTGTTGATACTGTCACTGAGAAGTGTGATTGCCTGCTGCCTGCCAAAAATTAATGGAAACTATTTTCCCCAGTGCAATAAAACATTGCTTTCACTTCTTTTCAGAGGCCACAGACACACCTATTGTGATACAACCAGCATCAGCTTCAGAGACGACCCAGCTCACAACCGACTCTCACCCCAGCTACCACACTGATGGATTTAACTAAGTTAAGGAAACACTGATTTAGAatggataaataaatacatgGCCAACTCAACACTAGAATCATGAACATTAGAAATAGTgaatggggaggaaaaaaagttttgccACAGTAAGAAGGCAGCCTCCAACCTGCTGAGAATATTTTGTAATCCCTTCAGCCTTTTGTCACCTTCAGTGTCGTATCTTGATGATACATGAAGTGCTGTAGCATGCAGTATTT
This portion of the Chelonia mydas isolate rCheMyd1 chromosome 13, rCheMyd1.pri.v2, whole genome shotgun sequence genome encodes:
- the DNAJC5 gene encoding dnaJ homolog subfamily C member 5, with the protein product MADQRQRSLSTSGESLYHVLGLDKNATSDDIKKSYRKLALKYHPDKNPDNPEAADKFKEINNAHAILTDATKRNIYDKYGSLGLYVAEQFGEENVNTYFVLSSWWAKALFVFCGLITGCYCCCCLCCCCNCCCGKCKPKPPEGSEQEYYVSPEDLEAQLQSDEREATDTPIVIQPASASETTQLTTDSHPSYHTDGFN